A window of Streptomyces sp. NBC_01224 genomic DNA:
TGGGGGCCGCACTCGACCGGCCCCGTACCTCCGCGATGGGACGGCTACTCGGACGCAGCCACGCCACTCTCCTGACCGACCTGGAGACCGCACGCACAACCAGCAAGCTCACGGCACGCAACAACCTGCCCCCCGCCACCGTCTCGTACCACCTGGGAGTCCTGCACTGCTCCGGCCTGGTACTGCGCCAGCGTGACCGACAGGTCGTCCGCTACCGCCGCAGCGCGGAGGGCGACGCGCTCCTCGGGCAGCAGCAGCCCGCGCGCTAGTGTCCTGCGCCGGAGATCCGTCGGCAGAAGCGGGCGAGGGAGTCGAGGATCTCGTCGGCCGTCTTGGTCCAGATGAATGGTGTTGGGTTTTCGTTCCACTCCTTTACCCACGCACGGATGTCGGCTTCCAGGGAACGCACGCTTTTGTGGGAGCCGCGGCGGATCTTCTGGTCGGCGAGGAAGCCGAACCACCTCTCCACCTGGTTGATCCAGGACGAACTGGTAGGGGTGAAGTGCAGGTGGAATCGGGGGTGTTTGGCCAGCCATGCCTTGATGGCGGGCGTCTTGTGGGTGCCGTAGTTATCGCAGATCAGGTGGACCTGGAGGTGCCCGGGAACCTCCTTTTCGATCTTGATGAGGAACTTCTTGAACTCCGCTGCCCGGTGCCGACGGTGCAGCGAGGTGATGACTTCGCCGGTCGCGACGTCGAAGGCCGCGAAGAGGGTGGTCAGACCGTTGCGGACGTAGTCGTGGGTGCGACGCTCGGGCATGCCCGGCATCATCGGCAGCACCGGCTGAGACCGGTCCAGCGCCTGGATCTGCGACTTCTCGTCCACCGACAGCACCACCGCCCCTTCGGGCGGATTGAAGTACAGCCCGACCACGTCGTGGACCTTCTCCACGAACAAGGGGTCCGCCGACAGTTTGAAGGTGTCCGTCAGATGAGGCTTGAGATGGAACTTGCGCCAGATTCGGCCCACGGTCGACTTCGACAGCCCGCTGCGGTCGGCCATCGACTTGCGCGACCAGTGCGTGGCGTTCTTCGGCATCTCCTCCAACGTGCTGACCACGACGGCCTCTACCTGGTCGACGCTGATGGTGGGCGGTCGACCCGGCCGGGGCTCGTCCATCAACCCGTCCAGCCGGGCGGCCAGGAACCGCCGACGCCACTTGCGGACCGTATCCGCCGCTACCCGAAGATCCCGCGCCACCACAACAATCGGCGGAACGTCAGGGCCTGCACACGCCAGCACGATCCGCGCCCGTAACGCCACCGCCTGCGCAGACGTCGCCCGCCGGGCCCAACGCTCCAGCACCGCACGCTCGTCAACGGACAACAACAACGGTTCCAGCTTCGGACCACGACGCGGTGCGGGCACACCCGCAGAAACACTCATACAGGAACTAACCTCGGGCTTTCACGTGGCTGGGTGTCCGATGCGTGATCGGAAACGCGAAGAGTGCTCCTGACCTGCAACGATGGGACTTGTCTAGGGTCCAGGTCGGCGCATGAAAGAAGCACTCCTCAGGTGAAGAAGCGTATCGGGTCCTATCCGCGTGTCCGCATCGAGGGCGGCGGGAGCGGGGTGGTCTCGCAGGCTGGCGGAGTACTGCTGGTCGAGACTGCCCGTAAGACCGGCCTGGATACCGAGATATCGGCGGCGCTGACGCCGTGGCGGCGGCCTCGGGCGGTGCACGATCCGGGCAAGATCCTGCTGGATGTGGCTCTCGCGGTCGCGCTGGGCGGGGACTGCCTGGCCGATGCGGGACTGCTGCGGGCCGAGCCGGCCGTGTTCGGGCCGGTGGCCTCCGACCCAACGGTCTCCCGGCTGATCGACACCCTCGCCGCGGCCGGGGACAAGGCCCTGACCGCGATCCGCTCGGCGCGCGCCGAAGTGCGCGAGTACGTCTGGACGTTGGCCAAAGATGCGGCGCCGGATAGGGGCGGCCAGGTGATTGTGGACCTGGACGGAGTGCTGGTCCTGGCCCACTCCGACAAGCAGGACGCGGCCGCGACCTGGAAGAAGTCGTTTGGACATCACCCCCTGATGGGCTTCGTCGACCACGGAAGCGGTGGCAC
This region includes:
- a CDS encoding IS630 family transposase, with the translated sequence MSVSAGVPAPRRGPKLEPLLLSVDERAVLERWARRATSAQAVALRARIVLACAGPDVPPIVVVARDLRVAADTVRKWRRRFLAARLDGLMDEPRPGRPPTISVDQVEAVVVSTLEEMPKNATHWSRKSMADRSGLSKSTVGRIWRKFHLKPHLTDTFKLSADPLFVEKVHDVVGLYFNPPEGAVVLSVDEKSQIQALDRSQPVLPMMPGMPERRTHDYVRNGLTTLFAAFDVATGEVITSLHRRHRAAEFKKFLIKIEKEVPGHLQVHLICDNYGTHKTPAIKAWLAKHPRFHLHFTPTSSSWINQVERWFGFLADQKIRRGSHKSVRSLEADIRAWVKEWNENPTPFIWTKTADEILDSLARFCRRISGAGH